A window of the Coprobacter fastidiosus genome harbors these coding sequences:
- a CDS encoding META domain-containing protein, which yields MKKCFIMVLSLTVIFLVACKGKKLIDKQELASQEWILSEFKNGDTLQKLPAEKLTIFFTDTNTVYGMAGCNRFMGRYELSKEKGFVMDPGGMTMMACPDLEFEDIYMKALSGSHFASMENERLIIEGNDGKTVLIYEPYVKEVGVAMDEHGCNAAAGYMWSEVKKDCIRIFETGIRMNSQTDKNATSSAFLVFSPDSLQVELFLPEEDIQPVLDRRSLPKGGYAWNQEDDDTYNVTKEDDIWVISRRGVVLYTSVSDAK from the coding sequence ATGAAAAAGTGTTTTATAATGGTATTGTCTTTGACAGTAATATTTCTGGTTGCCTGCAAAGGGAAAAAGCTTATAGATAAACAAGAGTTGGCATCTCAGGAATGGATATTATCCGAATTTAAGAATGGAGATACGTTGCAAAAATTGCCGGCTGAGAAATTGACAATATTTTTTACCGATACAAATACCGTTTACGGTATGGCTGGTTGCAATCGTTTTATGGGGCGTTATGAATTGTCTAAAGAAAAAGGTTTTGTGATGGACCCGGGAGGTATGACTATGATGGCTTGTCCGGATCTTGAATTTGAAGACATATATATGAAAGCATTGTCCGGTTCTCATTTTGCATCGATGGAAAATGAAAGGCTTATTATTGAAGGGAATGACGGAAAGACTGTTTTGATATATGAACCTTATGTTAAGGAAGTGGGAGTGGCTATGGATGAACATGGCTGTAACGCGGCTGCCGGATATATGTGGTCTGAAGTAAAAAAAGATTGCATCCGCATATTTGAGACGGGAATACGGATGAATTCGCAAACTGATAAAAATGCTACTTCTTCGGCCTTTTTGGTTTTCTCTCCCGATTCATTGCAAGTAGAGTTATTCCTTCCTGAAGAAGATATTCAGCCTGTGTTGGACCGCCGTTCTTTGCCGAAAGGTGGGTATGCATGGAATCAGGAAGATGATGATACATATAATGTAACAAAAGAAGACGACATCTGGGTTATTAGCCGTCGAGGGGTTGTTCTGTACACTTCTGTTTCAGACGCGAAATGA
- the cysQ gene encoding 3'(2'),5'-bisphosphate nucleotidase CysQ: MQNELNTAIRAAIEAGSEIIKIYSDPNADFKIEQKADNSPLTIADKKSNEIILSFLNQTPYPVLSEEGKSIDYSIRESWEKLWIVDPLDGTKEFIKRNGEFTVNIALVINGVPELGVIYVPVKRTLYYGLTGYGAYKIENIDAKPENLSAENLRQFAIQLPIKREKRPFTVVASRSHLSPETASFIADLQQKHPDLVTTSIGSSIKICLVSEGNADIYPRFAPTMEWDTAAGHAIARAAGKEIYHTDRQTPISYNKDNLLNPWFIVE, from the coding sequence ATGCAAAATGAATTAAATACTGCTATCCGTGCTGCCATTGAAGCAGGCTCAGAGATTATTAAAATATATTCCGATCCGAACGCAGATTTCAAGATCGAACAAAAAGCAGATAATTCTCCTCTCACGATAGCCGATAAAAAATCAAATGAAATAATTTTATCTTTTCTGAATCAAACTCCTTATCCGGTATTAAGTGAAGAAGGAAAAAGTATTGACTATTCTATTCGCGAATCATGGGAAAAATTATGGATAGTAGATCCTTTAGACGGAACTAAAGAATTTATTAAACGTAACGGAGAATTTACCGTCAACATAGCCCTTGTAATAAACGGAGTCCCTGAATTGGGTGTAATTTATGTTCCTGTAAAAAGAACTCTTTATTACGGTCTGACCGGATACGGAGCATATAAAATCGAAAATATTGATGCAAAACCTGAAAATTTGTCTGCCGAAAATTTAAGACAATTTGCTATTCAATTACCGATTAAAAGAGAAAAACGTCCATTCACAGTTGTAGCGTCCCGTTCACACTTGAGTCCTGAAACAGCTTCTTTTATTGCAGACTTACAACAAAAACACCCAGATTTAGTAACAACTTCAATAGGAAGCTCTATAAAAATCTGCCTCGTAAGTGAAGGTAATGCTGATATTTACCCGCGTTTTGCCCCGACAATGGAATGGGACACGGCTGCCGGACATGCAATAGCTCGTGCAGCAGGGAAAGAAATATACCATACAGACCGGCAAACACCAATCTCCTATAATAAAGATAATTTACTTAATCCCTGGTTTATAGTTGAATAA
- a CDS encoding sulfotransferase family protein, whose translation MGLLEFSKLPINTLVGADWKTFKGVTEGRIVDKGYKQKYYLTKSVCRLLSLLQSFEDRKYKKLLADKKIENDPVFILGHWRSGTTFVHNVFSCDKQFGYNTTYQTVFPNLMLFGQSFFKKQTSLLMPDKRPTDNMELKVDLPQEEEFALSNMIPYSFYNFWFFPKYWQEYSKKYLLFEDITPKELEAFKSVFERLIKVSLWNTKGSRFLSKNPPHTGRIPQLLEMFPNAKFIYLMRNPYTVFESTRSFFTNTIQPLKLEDFSNQEIQDNIVKTYRDLYFKYEKDKNLIPEGNLIEVKFEDFEKNALEMTKNIYESLSIPGFENARPAIEAYLDTKKGYKKNQYKYEEETVRIVENNWDFALKDWGYEL comes from the coding sequence ATGGGTTTATTAGAATTTTCGAAACTTCCGATCAACACTCTTGTTGGTGCAGACTGGAAAACATTTAAAGGAGTTACCGAGGGGCGCATTGTCGATAAAGGGTATAAACAAAAATATTACTTGACAAAATCAGTATGCCGGTTATTGAGTTTATTGCAATCATTCGAAGATCGTAAGTACAAAAAGTTACTTGCGGATAAAAAAATAGAAAATGATCCGGTATTCATACTCGGTCACTGGAGAAGCGGAACAACTTTTGTCCATAATGTATTTTCCTGCGATAAACAATTCGGATATAATACAACTTATCAAACCGTATTTCCCAATTTGATGTTATTCGGACAATCGTTCTTCAAGAAACAGACATCCTTGCTTATGCCGGATAAAAGACCGACTGATAATATGGAGTTAAAAGTGGATCTTCCTCAAGAAGAAGAATTCGCATTGTCCAATATGATACCATATTCTTTTTACAATTTTTGGTTTTTCCCCAAATATTGGCAAGAATACAGTAAAAAGTATCTGCTTTTTGAAGATATTACACCTAAAGAACTGGAAGCATTTAAATCTGTTTTCGAACGTTTGATCAAAGTGTCGCTGTGGAATACGAAAGGTAGTCGCTTTTTGTCAAAAAATCCGCCTCATACGGGAAGAATACCTCAATTGTTGGAGATGTTCCCGAATGCGAAATTCATATATTTGATGAGAAACCCATATACCGTATTCGAATCGACAAGAAGTTTCTTTACAAACACCATACAACCTTTGAAATTAGAAGATTTCTCGAACCAGGAAATTCAAGATAATATTGTCAAGACATACCGAGATTTATATTTCAAATATGAAAAAGACAAAAACCTTATCCCCGAAGGGAATCTTATAGAGGTCAAATTCGAAGATTTCGAAAAGAATGCCTTGGAGATGACCAAGAATATTTACGAATCGCTATCTATTCCCGGTTTTGAAAATGCCCGTCCGGCAATCGAAGCTTATTTGGATACAAAAAAGGGATATAAAAAGAACCAATATAAATACGAAGAAGAAACGGTACGCATCGTAGAGAACAATTGGGACTTTGCTTTGAAGGACTGGGGATATGAATTATAA
- the cysC gene encoding adenylyl-sulfate kinase, protein MEERHIYPIFDRMLQRSDRENLLKQKGLMLWFTGLSGSGKSTLAIALERELYQNGILCRILDGDNIRSGINNNLGFSEADRIENIRRIAEVSKLFVDCGIVTIAAFISPTNEIRQMAADIIGKDDFMEIYVSTPLEVCEQRDVKGLYKKARKGEIKDFTGISSPFEIPEQPDLTIDTSTQSLEESVAILKKTVFPRIVSFNI, encoded by the coding sequence ATGGAAGAGAGACATATTTACCCTATATTCGATCGAATGCTGCAACGTAGCGACCGGGAAAATCTTCTGAAACAAAAAGGTCTTATGCTCTGGTTCACAGGGTTATCGGGTTCTGGGAAAAGTACATTAGCCATCGCACTGGAAAGAGAATTATACCAAAACGGTATATTATGCCGAATCCTCGACGGCGATAATATTCGCAGCGGCATCAATAACAATCTCGGTTTTTCTGAAGCCGACCGAATTGAAAATATTCGGAGGATCGCTGAAGTATCTAAACTGTTTGTAGATTGCGGAATTGTCACCATCGCTGCGTTCATCAGTCCGACAAACGAAATACGGCAAATGGCTGCCGATATAATAGGTAAAGACGACTTTATGGAAATTTATGTAAGCACTCCGCTTGAAGTGTGTGAGCAACGCGATGTAAAAGGGTTATATAAAAAGGCAAGAAAAGGTGAAATAAAAGACTTCACGGGTATATCTTCACCTTTTGAAATTCCGGAACAGCCTGATCTGACAATCGATACATCTACTCAAAGTTTAGAGGAGAGTGTAGCAATCCTTAAGAAAACTGTTTTTCCAAGAATAGTTTCTTTTAACATTTAA
- the cysD gene encoding sulfate adenylyltransferase subunit CysD: MSTYKLSHLKELESEAIHIIREVVAEFENPVMLYSIGKDSSVMVRLAEKAFAPGRPPFPLMHIDSKWKFKEMIEFRDKYAKEHDWNLIVESNMEAFKAGVGPFTHGSKVHTDLMKTQALLNALDKYKFDAAFGGARRDEEKSRAKERIFSFRDRFHQWDPKNQRPELWDIYNARVHKGESIRVFPLSNWTELDIWQYIRLENIPIVPLYFAKERPIVNIDGNLIMVDDDRMPEEYRKKAKMMKVRFRTLGCYPLTGAIESDADTIEKIVEEMMVTTKSERTTRVIDFDQEASMEQKKREGYF, from the coding sequence ATGTCAACTTATAAACTAAGTCATTTAAAAGAACTGGAATCAGAAGCCATACACATTATACGGGAAGTAGTGGCGGAATTTGAAAATCCGGTAATGCTATACTCCATAGGGAAAGATTCTTCTGTAATGGTACGTCTGGCAGAAAAAGCTTTTGCACCAGGACGTCCGCCTTTCCCTCTAATGCATATCGACTCTAAATGGAAATTTAAAGAAATGATCGAATTCAGAGACAAATATGCCAAAGAGCATGACTGGAATTTGATCGTGGAATCTAATATGGAAGCTTTCAAAGCCGGTGTTGGCCCTTTTACTCACGGAAGTAAAGTTCACACGGATTTAATGAAAACCCAAGCTCTTTTAAACGCTCTTGATAAATATAAGTTTGACGCTGCTTTCGGTGGAGCTCGCAGAGATGAAGAAAAGTCTCGTGCAAAAGAACGTATTTTTTCATTCCGCGATCGTTTTCATCAATGGGATCCTAAAAACCAACGCCCCGAACTTTGGGATATTTACAATGCACGAGTGCACAAAGGTGAATCGATTCGGGTATTTCCTCTCTCTAACTGGACAGAACTCGACATATGGCAATATATCCGGTTAGAAAATATTCCTATTGTTCCTTTGTATTTTGCCAAAGAACGTCCGATCGTCAATATAGATGGAAATCTAATCATGGTAGATGATGACAGAATGCCCGAAGAATACCGTAAAAAGGCAAAAATGATGAAAGTCAGATTCCGCACTTTAGGGTGTTATCCTCTTACAGGAGCGATAGAGTCTGATGCCGATACTATTGAAAAAATCGTAGAGGAAATGATGGTTACTACCAAATCGGAACGTACGACTCGGGTAATAGATTTCGATCAAGAAGCCAGTATGGAACAGAAAAAAAGAGAAGGTTATTTTTAA
- a CDS encoding putative signal transducing protein translates to MAGDNIVVFMTFGDLTEAYLVKGILDDNAIPSFISDENVLSVYPLYNQGLGGIKLSVFERDLESAIRLVKEQQEASFIPEDQKGVNSLVDDGPVCPVCGSRNVAYGASVQHKYNWLTIFISIFLQVYPFAIRKRFHCFDCGTDFKYRKN, encoded by the coding sequence ATGGCAGGTGATAATATAGTGGTCTTTATGACTTTCGGTGATTTGACGGAAGCATATCTTGTTAAAGGTATATTAGATGATAATGCAATTCCGTCTTTTATATCGGATGAGAATGTTTTGTCGGTTTATCCTTTATATAATCAAGGACTAGGAGGAATAAAATTGTCTGTGTTTGAGAGAGATCTTGAGAGTGCGATAAGATTAGTTAAAGAGCAACAAGAAGCTTCTTTTATTCCTGAAGATCAAAAAGGTGTGAATAGTTTGGTGGATGACGGGCCTGTATGCCCTGTTTGTGGCTCACGAAATGTTGCTTATGGAGCTTCTGTCCAACATAAATATAATTGGTTGACTATATTTATATCCATATTCCTTCAGGTATATCCGTTTGCAATCCGTAAGAGGTTTCATTGCTTTGATTGTGGAACAGATTTTAAATATAGGAAGAATTAA
- the nhaA gene encoding Na+/H+ antiporter NhaA: protein MKDSIFAIRRTLQNYTNGGYVLIMVTVLAMIIANSPLASMYFSWWDVPVSLQIGSFNLFSHHGEPMTLMQFINDALMAIFFFSVGLEIKREVLVGELSSVKQALLPVIAAVGGIVLPILIFRMVAEGEDILRGSAIPMATDIAFSLGILSMLGRRVPIGLKIFLATLAVADDVGGILAIAIFYSGEIYFTYLLYAFGLLVVLLMGSKWHINSKMFYILIGIAVWFLFLNSGIHPTIAGVLVAFCVPAHPVMHTEKFINKIRDTVSRFPASENQESGETHILSKEQLNLLKCVESASDKVISPLQDLEDTLHPLINYLIIPLFAFANAGIALNGFDLSSVFQGVSLAIFLGLVLGKFFGIFSFTFIAIKMRWVSMPHGATWKTIAGVSALGGIGFTVSLFIANLSYGDMPGGELLLNQAKMGILLGSLLAGIIGYTLLNLFLPKHLSDEEL, encoded by the coding sequence ATGAAAGATTCTATTTTTGCAATCCGTCGTACATTACAAAATTATACGAATGGCGGGTACGTATTAATTATGGTAACGGTATTGGCCATGATTATAGCCAATTCTCCTTTAGCATCGATGTATTTTTCTTGGTGGGATGTTCCTGTCTCATTGCAGATAGGAAGTTTCAATCTGTTTAGCCACCACGGAGAACCGATGACTCTGATGCAATTTATAAACGATGCTCTTATGGCAATTTTCTTTTTCTCCGTAGGACTCGAGATAAAAAGAGAAGTGTTGGTAGGTGAATTATCATCAGTGAAGCAGGCTTTATTACCGGTTATCGCTGCGGTAGGGGGTATTGTGTTGCCAATTCTGATTTTTCGAATGGTTGCCGAAGGAGAAGATATATTAAGAGGAAGTGCGATTCCGATGGCTACCGATATCGCATTTTCTTTAGGTATTTTAAGTATGTTGGGTAGAAGAGTGCCTATCGGATTGAAAATATTTTTGGCTACTTTGGCAGTAGCGGACGATGTCGGAGGAATCTTGGCAATAGCGATATTCTATTCAGGAGAAATCTATTTTACCTATTTGCTTTATGCTTTTGGGCTTTTAGTGGTTCTACTAATGGGTTCGAAATGGCATATTAATAGTAAAATGTTCTATATATTGATTGGTATTGCTGTTTGGTTTTTGTTTCTCAATTCGGGAATACATCCGACTATTGCCGGAGTTTTGGTCGCATTTTGCGTACCGGCACATCCTGTGATGCATACCGAAAAATTTATTAACAAGATCAGAGATACGGTTTCCCGTTTTCCGGCATCTGAAAATCAAGAAAGCGGTGAGACACATATTTTGAGTAAAGAGCAGTTGAATTTATTAAAGTGTGTCGAATCAGCCTCCGATAAGGTTATTAGTCCGTTGCAAGATCTGGAAGACACATTGCATCCCCTCATAAATTATTTGATTATTCCTTTATTTGCTTTTGCTAATGCCGGCATAGCATTGAATGGCTTTGACCTTTCTTCTGTTTTTCAAGGAGTCAGTTTGGCAATATTTTTGGGACTTGTATTGGGAAAATTCTTCGGAATATTCTCTTTTACTTTTATTGCAATAAAGATGAGATGGGTGTCTATGCCTCATGGAGCTACATGGAAAACGATTGCAGGAGTATCTGCTTTGGGAGGGATAGGATTTACCGTTTCTCTTTTCATTGCAAATCTTTCGTACGGTGATATGCCCGGAGGTGAATTATTGCTGAATCAGGCAAAAATGGGGATTCTGTTAGGCTCATTACTTGCCGGTATTATCGGTTATACATTATTGAATTTGTTTTTACCGAAACATTTGTCCGATGAGGAATTATGA
- a CDS encoding peptidylprolyl isomerase has product MKKGISKLIICLILFCMGCTSVNKEHVYVLIETELGDIKVKLYNETPLHRDNFVKLVKEGYYDGLLFHRVIKDFMIQGGDPDSKGAVADRTLGSGGPGYTLPAEIVYPLYFHKKGVLAAARQGDEVNPKKESSGSQFYIVTGNVYSEGKLKSLEQQLTQMKERNIFNRLVGEHRSEIMQLRKNRDQEGLMALQDTLIARTYEILMEEGPVMFTPEQKTAYTSVGGAPHLDGEYTVFGEVVEGLDIVDKIQLVTTGKADRPKKDISMRMKIIE; this is encoded by the coding sequence ATGAAAAAAGGAATAAGTAAATTAATAATCTGTTTAATTTTATTTTGTATGGGTTGTACGTCTGTAAACAAAGAACATGTTTATGTATTGATTGAAACTGAATTGGGCGATATTAAGGTCAAACTATATAATGAAACGCCTCTTCATAGAGATAATTTTGTCAAATTGGTAAAAGAAGGCTATTATGACGGCCTTTTGTTTCATCGGGTTATAAAAGATTTTATGATACAGGGCGGAGATCCTGACTCTAAAGGAGCTGTTGCTGATAGAACATTGGGGAGCGGAGGACCGGGATATACTCTTCCTGCAGAAATCGTGTATCCTTTATACTTCCATAAAAAAGGAGTTTTGGCTGCGGCTCGTCAGGGAGATGAAGTGAATCCGAAAAAAGAGTCTTCCGGATCTCAGTTTTATATAGTTACCGGAAACGTATATTCTGAAGGGAAATTGAAAAGTTTGGAACAGCAGCTCACTCAAATGAAAGAACGGAATATCTTTAATCGTTTGGTGGGAGAGCATAGGTCGGAAATTATGCAGTTGCGTAAAAATCGTGATCAAGAAGGGTTGATGGCTTTGCAAGATACTCTTATTGCTCGGACTTATGAAATTTTGATGGAGGAAGGTCCGGTAATGTTCACTCCGGAGCAAAAAACGGCATATACATCGGTGGGCGGTGCTCCTCATTTGGACGGTGAATATACTGTATTCGGTGAAGTCGTCGAGGGGCTGGATATTGTTGATAAAATACAATTGGTGACTACCGGTAAAGCTGATCGCCCGAAAAAAGATATTTCAATGCGAATGAAAATTATAGAATAG
- a CDS encoding SLC13 family permease: MSIDAIIVLTALIAMLIVLAMDKMRPGLTLLLVAIGFMLMGIITPKEMVAGFSNQGMITVAILFLVSEGVRRSGALDYLIKKILPQTKTSVRKAQLRMLPTISFISAFLNNTAVVVIFAPIIKKWAEFVNMPSQKFLIPLSYATILGGLCTLIGTSTNLVVHGMMQESGYEGLKMFELSKIGIIITIAGLIYIFIASKKLLPGNNLNGDTGKEIKEYYFDAIVPEDSLLTGAVIDHGHFKEIPQMSVYGVYRNNSFMPADKQRIILRASDQIILAGKSSSLKTLISIEGIKLTCLQNVDKDFIQSAVKLVEVVLGPRFPGIGQTLGKFDFFRHYGGIVTAVNRNGERITTGLNKLKLQEGDNLVLLTDDSFISTWGDSKVFYLVSDAGDFEIPQQKSRRWLASVILIFMIVGATIGEYMPKVNGMKIDMFYFAAAALFAMTALKIFPAKKYTKYVSWDVLIAIASAFAISQAMTNSGIANIIAGVIIDIVKDYGPHAVLAALFLITNICTETITNNAAAALTFPIALSLSTELGVDPMPFFITICVAASASFSIPIGYQTNLIVQSVGGYKFKDFLKIGLPLNLIIFILSIILIPLIWEFTPIK; this comes from the coding sequence ATGAGTATAGATGCTATTATTGTTTTAACCGCCCTGATAGCCATGTTGATTGTCCTGGCAATGGATAAAATGAGACCCGGTCTTACATTATTGCTGGTGGCTATAGGTTTTATGCTCATGGGAATTATTACTCCCAAAGAAATGGTAGCCGGATTCAGCAACCAAGGGATGATAACGGTTGCCATCTTATTTCTGGTCAGTGAAGGAGTCAGAAGATCCGGAGCTCTGGATTATTTGATAAAAAAAATATTGCCCCAAACTAAGACGTCTGTCAGAAAAGCTCAATTAAGGATGCTTCCGACAATTAGTTTCATCTCTGCATTTCTAAACAACACAGCCGTAGTCGTTATTTTTGCCCCGATCATTAAAAAATGGGCGGAATTTGTAAATATGCCTTCGCAAAAATTTTTGATTCCCCTCTCATACGCTACCATTTTGGGAGGACTCTGTACTTTAATAGGAACTTCGACCAATCTTGTTGTTCATGGGATGATGCAAGAATCAGGGTACGAAGGTCTAAAAATGTTCGAACTAAGCAAAATCGGCATTATCATAACAATCGCGGGACTTATCTATATTTTCATTGCCAGCAAAAAATTACTGCCGGGAAATAATCTCAACGGAGATACCGGGAAAGAAATAAAAGAGTATTATTTCGATGCGATCGTTCCTGAAGACAGCCTCCTGACAGGAGCGGTAATAGATCACGGACATTTTAAGGAAATTCCTCAAATGAGCGTTTATGGAGTATATCGTAACAATAGCTTCATGCCGGCTGATAAGCAACGTATTATTTTACGGGCATCAGACCAAATTATTCTGGCAGGAAAATCTTCCAGCTTAAAAACGCTTATCAGCATAGAGGGAATAAAACTGACTTGTTTACAAAATGTAGATAAAGACTTTATTCAATCAGCTGTAAAATTGGTAGAAGTTGTTTTAGGACCACGCTTCCCCGGTATCGGACAAACATTGGGTAAATTCGACTTTTTCCGACATTATGGAGGAATTGTCACCGCCGTAAATCGTAACGGAGAACGCATCACTACCGGTTTGAATAAATTAAAACTACAAGAAGGTGACAACCTCGTTCTACTTACGGATGACTCTTTCATATCGACATGGGGAGATTCAAAAGTGTTTTATCTCGTATCCGATGCCGGAGATTTTGAAATTCCTCAACAAAAAAGCCGACGTTGGCTTGCTTCGGTCATTCTTATCTTTATGATTGTTGGAGCGACAATCGGGGAATATATGCCCAAAGTCAACGGTATGAAAATAGATATGTTCTATTTCGCTGCCGCCGCTTTATTTGCCATGACTGCATTAAAAATATTCCCGGCAAAAAAATATACAAAATACGTAAGTTGGGATGTATTGATCGCCATAGCATCGGCATTTGCAATCAGTCAGGCAATGACAAACTCTGGAATAGCCAATATTATCGCCGGTGTAATTATAGATATAGTGAAAGATTATGGTCCACATGCCGTACTGGCAGCATTATTTCTTATCACCAACATCTGCACCGAAACGATCACGAACAATGCCGCAGCAGCACTTACTTTTCCGATAGCGCTATCACTCTCCACTGAATTAGGTGTAGATCCGATGCCGTTTTTTATTACAATCTGTGTCGCTGCATCAGCAAGTTTTTCTATTCCGATCGGATATCAGACCAATCTGATCGTACAAAGTGTCGGAGGTTACAAATTCAAAGATTTCCTTAAAATAGGACTACCGCTCAATTTAATAATATTTATTTTATCTATCATATTGATCCCCCTCATTTGGGAATTTACACCTATAAAATAA
- a CDS encoding NAD(P)H-binding protein produces the protein MILVTDIVNCLGNDVLVALDEKKSVIPVRVMADRQQGLPSLKYLNTEVSEVSLFDMPSLDKAFQDIDRLLICNSNFLQDYRSAYTNLIRCAQESKVGHIMFVSSVSHSGISSRMVCEDREIENLIKSSGIPYTILRVNMLMEYLPFFIGTSIEGRHIYYPGGNGRIGFVSSKDVAEVISELLIENKPENRVFTLTHEISYSFEDIADKLSRQMGYKIEYEPIDLSIYEEALLDMHLSIFVVKRLSSVAVAIVRNEFDQTGYTLQKLLNRENSLPKLKSGIKSWFFKKDSAPLEWTHSLTSLSDYLRLAYSV, from the coding sequence ATGATATTGGTAACGGACATTGTCAATTGTTTAGGTAATGATGTACTGGTTGCTTTAGATGAAAAAAAATCTGTAATACCTGTTCGGGTAATGGCAGATCGACAGCAAGGTTTGCCATCTCTTAAATATTTAAATACCGAAGTATCTGAAGTATCCTTGTTTGATATGCCTTCTTTAGATAAGGCTTTTCAAGATATCGACCGACTTTTAATTTGTAATTCTAATTTTTTACAAGATTATCGGTCGGCATATACCAATTTAATAAGGTGTGCTCAGGAATCGAAAGTCGGACATATTATGTTTGTCAGTTCTGTTTCTCATTCCGGAATATCTTCTCGGATGGTATGTGAGGATAGGGAAATTGAAAATCTCATAAAGTCGTCGGGAATACCTTATACGATTCTTAGAGTCAATATGTTGATGGAATATCTTCCTTTTTTTATAGGAACATCGATCGAAGGTCGGCATATCTATTATCCGGGAGGAAATGGTCGTATAGGTTTTGTATCTTCGAAAGATGTGGCGGAAGTCATCTCTGAATTATTGATAGAGAATAAGCCTGAAAATAGAGTATTTACATTGACGCATGAGATTTCATACTCTTTTGAGGATATTGCAGATAAACTCTCTCGACAAATGGGATATAAGATAGAGTACGAGCCGATAGACCTCAGTATATATGAGGAAGCGCTTTTAGATATGCATTTGTCGATATTTGTTGTAAAACGGTTAAGTTCTGTTGCTGTTGCTATAGTTCGTAATGAGTTCGATCAGACTGGTTATACGCTGCAAAAGTTGTTGAATAGGGAAAATTCTTTACCGAAATTGAAATCCGGAATTAAAAGTTGGTTTTTTAAAAAGGATTCTGCACCGTTGGAATGGACTCATTCTTTGACTTCATTATCAGATTATCTGCGTTTGGCATATTCTGTATGA